One window of Chloroflexus aggregans DSM 9485 genomic DNA carries:
- a CDS encoding pentapeptide repeat-containing protein produces MADLTPDQIYDLLNRPGPLWLVGANLSGANLSAANLSGANLSEAKLSRARLTDANLYRADLSICELGEANLSWANLREAKLNWAQLVRADLSDADLRKADLSWANLEFATLIGANLRGANLSAADFSGANLYGANLSLCNLSGADLRDTVMIGANLSEAQLREAQLVNLSGANLSGAILLRVSLNGANLNGANLAGANLMHANLREATLDEVNCIGANLSETNLSEASLCNADFSDANLSGIYLSGAHLRNAIFTRANLSRANLSGANLRGANLRGVNLREASLADADLTDADLTDADLTDCDLSGAKGLR; encoded by the coding sequence CAACCGGCCTGGCCCACTGTGGTTAGTGGGGGCAAATCTCAGTGGGGCGAACCTGAGTGCCGCAAACCTCAGCGGGGCGAATCTCAGTGAAGCCAAATTGAGTCGTGCGCGGCTGACCGACGCCAATCTCTACCGAGCCGATCTGAGTATTTGTGAGTTGGGTGAAGCAAATCTGAGCTGGGCAAATCTCCGTGAAGCGAAACTCAATTGGGCGCAGTTAGTGCGGGCCGATTTGAGCGATGCCGATTTACGCAAAGCCGACCTGAGCTGGGCCAATCTTGAGTTTGCAACGCTGATTGGGGCCAACCTACGTGGCGCCAATCTGAGTGCGGCTGATTTCAGTGGTGCGAATCTGTATGGCGCAAATTTAAGCCTCTGTAACTTAAGTGGGGCCGATCTGCGTGATACGGTGATGATCGGTGCCAATCTGAGCGAAGCCCAACTACGTGAAGCGCAATTGGTTAACCTGAGTGGAGCGAACTTGAGTGGGGCGATCTTGCTTCGCGTCAGTTTAAACGGAGCAAACCTCAACGGCGCGAATTTGGCCGGGGCTAACTTGATGCACGCTAATCTACGTGAGGCGACGCTCGATGAGGTGAATTGTATCGGGGCAAATTTGAGTGAGACAAACCTTAGTGAGGCAAGTTTGTGCAATGCCGATTTTAGTGATGCTAACCTGAGTGGGATTTATCTCAGTGGGGCACATTTACGTAACGCTATCTTCACGCGCGCGAATTTGTCGCGGGCTAACTTGAGCGGTGCCAATTTACGTGGTGCGAATCTTCGTGGGGTGAATCTCCGTGAGGCGAGTTTGGCCGATGCCGATTTGACCGACGCCGACTTGACCGACGCCGACTTAACCGATTGTGATCTGAGCGGTGCGAAGGGGTTACGATAG
- the uvrA gene encoding excinuclease ABC subunit UvrA, giving the protein MAKSTIVIKGAREHNLKGIDLEIPRDRLVVLTGVSGSGKSSLAFDTLYAEGQRRYVESLSAYARQFLGQMEKPQVDLIEGLSPAIAIEQKSASKNPRSTVGTVTEIYDYLRLLFARVGQQYCHRCGQPVAAQSAQQMVDRILTLPPGTRFVILAPVVSQRKGEYKDIFAEAKAEGFIRVRVDGEIRSLDEEIKLNKKVKHSIEIVVDRLAIPSTTDNGDRDGFTTRLTDSIETALRVGEGKVLISLADQPSDPDQPREWMMSESNTCLACGISFPELTPQMFSFNSPQGACPTCTGLGFRLEVDPALLVPNGELSIHDGAVTYWGEMRKKQDTWAYKALQAIAAHYRIDLDAPWDSLSQAQRDVIIYGSGTERIRFTWVHEGGSRGEYYRPWEGLAGEIRRRYMQSGSDAMQEHYAQYMSEQPCPDCQGARLRPESLAVRVAGRSIRDVTRMNISQALDWARELPNCLSETQRHIVDDVLKEIRERLGFLHNVGLHYLTLDRAAPTLSGGEAQRIRLASQIGSGLVGVMYILDEPSIGLHQRDNRKLLDSLLRLRDLGNTLIVVEHDLETMQAADWIIDFGPGAGVKGGQVVTAGTPEQVAQHPTSLTGQYLSGRLTIPVPTTRRRPDNGWLTIEGATLNNLRDVTVSFPLGCFIAVTGVSGSGKSSLITETLYPALANRLNRAQLKPGPFRALHGLERLDKVINIDQQPIGRTPRSNPATYVKLFDLLRELFAETPEAKLRGYGPGRFSFNLRGGRCEACEGNGEIKIDMQFLADVWVRCAECKGKRYNRETLQVKYKGKTIADVLEMDVQTALEFFANVPRVRRILQTLHDVGLDYIKLGQPATTLSGGEAQRVKLAKELARVATGRTIYILDEPTTGLHFADIQHLLRVLHRLVDAGNTVIVIEHNLDVIKTADYVIDMGPEGGDGGGEVVALGTPEEVARHPSSHTGRFLREILEAVGLVGVGDSQTYVD; this is encoded by the coding sequence GTGGCTAAGTCGACAATCGTGATTAAAGGTGCGCGGGAACATAATCTCAAGGGGATCGATCTTGAGATTCCCCGTGATCGGTTGGTGGTATTGACCGGAGTGAGCGGTTCGGGCAAGAGTTCGCTGGCGTTTGATACCCTCTACGCCGAAGGCCAGCGGCGCTACGTTGAGAGCCTGTCGGCCTATGCGCGCCAATTCCTTGGGCAAATGGAGAAGCCACAGGTCGATCTGATCGAGGGTTTGTCACCCGCTATCGCCATTGAACAGAAGAGCGCCAGCAAGAATCCCCGTTCGACGGTTGGCACCGTTACCGAGATTTACGACTATCTGCGGTTGTTGTTTGCCCGTGTCGGTCAGCAGTATTGTCACCGCTGTGGGCAACCGGTGGCGGCTCAATCGGCCCAGCAGATGGTGGATCGGATCTTGACCTTGCCGCCGGGGACACGCTTTGTAATACTCGCACCGGTTGTATCGCAGCGTAAGGGTGAGTATAAAGATATTTTCGCCGAAGCTAAGGCCGAAGGTTTTATCCGTGTGCGTGTTGATGGCGAAATTCGCTCTCTTGATGAAGAAATTAAGCTGAATAAGAAGGTAAAACACTCCATCGAGATTGTTGTCGATCGTTTAGCCATACCCTCAACCACCGATAACGGTGACCGCGACGGGTTCACGACGCGCCTCACCGATAGTATTGAGACGGCATTGCGGGTTGGTGAAGGCAAAGTTCTGATCAGCCTCGCCGATCAACCGTCTGATCCCGATCAGCCACGCGAATGGATGATGAGTGAGAGCAATACCTGTCTCGCGTGTGGCATTTCTTTCCCCGAACTGACGCCTCAGATGTTCTCGTTTAACTCGCCGCAAGGCGCGTGTCCGACCTGTACCGGGCTTGGCTTCCGGCTTGAGGTCGATCCCGCCCTGCTCGTCCCCAATGGTGAACTGTCCATTCACGATGGTGCGGTGACGTATTGGGGAGAGATGCGTAAAAAACAGGACACGTGGGCCTACAAGGCGTTACAGGCCATAGCCGCCCATTACCGCATTGATCTCGATGCACCGTGGGATTCCCTTAGCCAGGCTCAGCGCGATGTGATTATCTACGGTAGTGGCACCGAACGGATCCGCTTTACATGGGTACACGAGGGCGGTTCGCGTGGTGAGTACTACCGCCCATGGGAAGGATTGGCCGGCGAGATTCGGCGGCGCTATATGCAGAGCGGTTCGGATGCGATGCAAGAGCACTATGCTCAGTACATGAGTGAGCAGCCGTGTCCTGATTGTCAGGGTGCTCGGCTGCGTCCAGAAAGTCTGGCTGTGCGCGTGGCCGGTCGCTCGATCCGTGATGTGACGCGCATGAATATTTCCCAGGCCCTTGATTGGGCGCGAGAGTTGCCAAATTGTCTCAGCGAGACTCAACGGCACATCGTTGATGATGTGTTGAAGGAGATCCGTGAACGACTCGGCTTTTTGCACAATGTTGGCTTGCACTATCTCACCCTCGACCGTGCTGCACCAACCTTGTCCGGCGGTGAAGCGCAACGCATCCGCCTCGCTTCGCAGATCGGCTCAGGGTTGGTCGGTGTGATGTACATCCTCGATGAGCCGAGCATTGGTCTTCACCAGCGTGATAACCGTAAACTCCTCGACTCACTGCTGCGTCTGCGCGATCTAGGTAATACCTTGATCGTCGTTGAACATGACCTTGAAACGATGCAGGCCGCCGATTGGATTATTGACTTTGGTCCCGGTGCCGGTGTGAAGGGTGGCCAAGTCGTGACGGCCGGTACGCCAGAGCAGGTGGCGCAACATCCGACATCGCTCACCGGGCAGTATTTGTCGGGACGCCTCACTATTCCGGTACCGACGACCCGTCGCCGTCCTGATAACGGCTGGTTGACGATTGAAGGAGCTACGCTCAATAATTTGCGCGATGTGACGGTAAGTTTTCCACTCGGCTGTTTTATTGCCGTGACCGGTGTTTCCGGTTCGGGTAAATCGTCGCTGATCACCGAGACGCTCTATCCGGCATTGGCCAATCGGCTTAACCGTGCTCAACTTAAGCCCGGCCCCTTCCGTGCGCTCCACGGTCTCGAACGACTCGATAAGGTGATCAATATCGATCAGCAGCCCATCGGGCGTACACCTCGTTCCAATCCGGCTACTTACGTGAAGCTGTTCGATCTGCTCCGTGAGCTGTTTGCCGAAACACCCGAAGCGAAGCTGCGTGGCTACGGTCCCGGACGGTTCAGTTTTAACTTGCGTGGTGGACGGTGCGAGGCCTGTGAAGGGAACGGTGAAATTAAGATCGACATGCAGTTCCTCGCCGATGTGTGGGTGCGGTGTGCTGAATGTAAGGGAAAGCGCTATAATCGCGAGACGTTACAGGTTAAGTATAAGGGTAAGACGATTGCCGACGTGCTTGAGATGGATGTGCAAACCGCTCTTGAGTTTTTTGCCAATGTCCCACGAGTACGTCGTATCTTGCAGACCTTACACGATGTTGGTCTCGATTATATCAAACTCGGTCAGCCGGCCACTACCCTGTCTGGCGGTGAGGCGCAGCGGGTAAAGTTAGCAAAGGAATTGGCCCGCGTTGCCACCGGTCGAACCATTTACATTCTTGATGAGCCAACGACCGGTTTGCACTTCGCCGATATTCAACATTTGTTGCGCGTTTTGCATCGCTTGGTTGATGCCGGCAATACGGTGATTGTGATCGAGCATAACCTTGATGTGATTAAGACGGCTGACTATGTGATCGATATGGGGCCAGAGGGTGGTGATGGTGGTGGTGAGGTGGTGGCGCTTGGCACACCAGAAGAGGTTGCACGTCATCCGTCTTCGCACACGGGGCGATTCTTGCGTGAGATCCTCGAAGCGGTCGGTTTGGTGGGTGTTGGCGATAGCCAAACGTATGTGGATTAA